A genomic segment from Truepera sp. encodes:
- a CDS encoding TetR/AcrR family transcriptional regulator, with the protein MKRATSAQEKLFETAARLFYQHGYQATGVDTIAAESGVGKMTLYRHYPSKADLIEAFLRDSDTQFWEEFEWATADAKTAREKLLAFFENLQEYVLSPACYGCPFLNVTAEFPEAGAVGHQAAIEHKQAVQKRFQQLAEAAGARRPEALADALFLLMDGAYMAARTFGSTPGSPAAHLAEAARHLVAVHCEAEPG; encoded by the coding sequence GTGAAGCGTGCAACATCCGCACAGGAAAAACTCTTCGAGACCGCGGCCCGCCTGTTCTACCAGCACGGCTATCAGGCCACGGGGGTCGATACCATCGCGGCGGAATCCGGGGTCGGCAAGATGACCCTGTACCGCCACTACCCCTCCAAGGCGGACCTGATCGAGGCGTTCTTACGCGACAGCGATACCCAGTTCTGGGAGGAGTTCGAGTGGGCCACGGCCGACGCGAAGACTGCGCGCGAGAAGCTGCTGGCGTTCTTCGAGAACCTGCAGGAGTACGTACTCTCCCCCGCGTGCTACGGGTGCCCTTTCCTGAACGTGACCGCCGAGTTCCCGGAGGCCGGGGCGGTAGGTCATCAGGCGGCCATCGAACACAAGCAGGCGGTGCAGAAGCGATTCCAGCAACTAGCCGAAGCGGCCGGCGCGCGCCGGCCCGAGGCTCTGGCCGATGCGCTGTTCTTGCTCATGGACGGCGCCTACATGGCGGCGAGGACGTTCGGCAGCACGCCGGGAAGCCCGGCGGCGCACCTGGCCGAAGCGGCCCGGCACTTGGTTGCCGTGCACTGCGAGGCCGAGCCCGGCTGA
- the ppdK gene encoding pyruvate, phosphate dikinase yields the protein MTKKWVYLFSEVGEAERLAGSWDGARALLGGKGANLGDMTRLGVPVPPGFTVSTEGCNAYLAAGNEFPEGLWQQELDALRQVEERTGQTFGDPAKPLLISVRSGAKFSMPGMMDTILNVGLNDEVASGLVALTADPRFVYDSYRRLVQMFGSVVLGVPDEVFEAVITGRRKLAGVSVDSELKASDWQEVTRKFKEMIRTYTGEPFPEEPLEQLRLATEAVFSSWNGKRAVDYRNAAGIRHDLGTAVNIQAMVFGNMGDDCATGVAMSRNATTGEKHLEGDFLVNAQGEDVVAGIRATQPLEELAEIMPAAYEEFDAIAQRLERHYRNMQDMEFTVEHGKLWVLQTRDGKRTAQAEVRIAVDMVEEGLIDKQEAVGRVKPEQVDYFLHPQFEVKARKDTPKLAAGLNVSPGAAVGVIAFDADTAESWAKEGRDVIMVRPETKPDDVHGMLAARGILTSSGGRTSHAALVARQFGKPAVVGVAALVIDLDRHEMNIGDLTIKEGEVISIDGTLGDVYLGALPTVIPDIDNPFLTKLLSWADEIRTLGVRANADYPADAERARAYGAEGLGLVRTEHMFFQSERLAIVQKMIMAKTPTVRAEALAALLPLQREDFEGLFRAMNGLPVIIRLIDPPLHEFLPPHDDLAGDLAALKMQLQHFHTLEEMDAALGVIRQKQDHLTRVTELREANPMLGTRGVRLGIIIPELTKMQVRAIFEAACAVKREGVEVHPEVMIPLVSHVNELRSQKRALEEEAELVMAEQRMRVDYRFGTMIEVPRAALVADELAAEAAFFSYGTNDLTQTAFGISRDDAEKSFLMYYLEHGILEENPFATIDKAGVGRLIEIGTQLGRSVRSDLEVGICGEHGGDPASIHLCHLYGLDYVSCSPFRVPIARLAAAHAALKYGPQLGAAKGDGAAHGAEPAADDKGVVKA from the coding sequence ATGACCAAGAAGTGGGTCTACCTATTCTCCGAAGTCGGCGAGGCGGAACGCCTGGCCGGCAGCTGGGACGGCGCACGAGCCCTGCTGGGCGGCAAGGGGGCGAACCTCGGCGACATGACCCGCTTGGGCGTTCCCGTCCCTCCGGGCTTCACCGTTTCGACCGAGGGCTGCAACGCCTATCTGGCCGCCGGCAACGAGTTCCCGGAAGGCCTTTGGCAGCAGGAACTGGACGCGCTGAGGCAGGTTGAGGAGCGCACCGGACAGACCTTCGGCGACCCGGCCAAGCCGCTGCTCATCTCTGTCCGTTCGGGAGCGAAGTTCTCGATGCCCGGGATGATGGACACCATCCTCAACGTCGGTCTCAACGACGAGGTGGCCAGCGGCCTCGTTGCGCTCACCGCCGACCCGCGCTTCGTGTACGACTCCTACCGGCGCCTCGTGCAGATGTTCGGCAGCGTGGTGCTGGGAGTGCCGGACGAGGTCTTCGAGGCCGTCATCACCGGCCGGCGCAAGCTGGCCGGCGTCAGCGTCGACTCCGAGCTGAAGGCGTCCGACTGGCAGGAAGTCACGCGGAAGTTCAAGGAGATGATCCGCACCTACACCGGGGAGCCTTTCCCCGAGGAACCGCTCGAGCAGCTGCGGCTGGCCACCGAGGCCGTCTTCAGCTCGTGGAACGGCAAGCGCGCCGTGGACTACCGCAACGCCGCCGGCATCCGCCACGACCTGGGCACCGCCGTGAACATCCAGGCCATGGTGTTCGGCAACATGGGCGACGATTGCGCCACGGGCGTCGCCATGAGCCGCAACGCCACGACCGGCGAGAAGCACTTGGAAGGCGACTTCCTGGTGAACGCCCAGGGCGAGGACGTGGTGGCGGGTATCCGCGCCACCCAGCCGCTCGAGGAGCTGGCCGAGATCATGCCGGCCGCGTACGAGGAGTTCGACGCCATCGCCCAACGCCTCGAGCGCCACTACCGCAACATGCAGGACATGGAGTTCACAGTCGAGCACGGCAAGCTCTGGGTGCTGCAGACGCGCGACGGCAAGCGCACGGCGCAGGCCGAAGTCCGCATAGCGGTGGACATGGTCGAGGAAGGCCTGATCGACAAGCAGGAGGCCGTCGGGCGCGTCAAGCCCGAGCAGGTCGACTACTTCCTGCACCCGCAGTTCGAGGTGAAGGCCCGCAAGGACACCCCCAAGCTGGCCGCCGGCCTCAACGTCTCGCCCGGCGCCGCCGTGGGCGTCATCGCTTTCGATGCCGACACCGCCGAGAGCTGGGCCAAGGAGGGGCGCGACGTCATCATGGTCCGCCCCGAGACCAAGCCGGACGACGTCCACGGCATGCTCGCCGCGCGCGGCATATTGACCAGCTCGGGCGGCCGCACCAGCCACGCAGCGCTGGTAGCGCGGCAGTTCGGTAAGCCGGCCGTCGTCGGCGTCGCCGCACTGGTCATCGACCTCGACAGGCACGAGATGAACATCGGCGACCTCACCATCAAGGAAGGCGAGGTCATCTCGATAGACGGCACGCTGGGCGACGTCTACCTGGGCGCCTTGCCGACGGTCATCCCCGACATCGACAATCCGTTCCTGACCAAGCTGCTCTCCTGGGCCGACGAGATCCGCACGTTGGGCGTGCGCGCCAACGCCGACTACCCCGCCGACGCCGAGCGGGCCCGCGCCTACGGCGCCGAGGGCCTCGGCCTGGTACGCACCGAGCACATGTTCTTCCAGTCGGAGCGGCTGGCGATCGTCCAGAAGATGATCATGGCGAAGACCCCCACCGTGCGCGCCGAGGCGCTGGCGGCGCTGCTGCCGCTACAGCGGGAAGACTTCGAGGGCCTGTTCAGGGCCATGAACGGCCTGCCCGTCATCATCCGCCTGATCGACCCGCCGCTCCACGAGTTCCTGCCGCCGCACGACGACCTCGCCGGCGACCTGGCGGCGCTCAAGATGCAGCTCCAGCACTTCCACACCCTCGAGGAGATGGACGCCGCGCTCGGCGTCATCCGCCAGAAGCAGGATCACCTGACGCGGGTGACCGAGCTGCGCGAGGCGAACCCCATGCTGGGCACGCGCGGCGTGCGCCTAGGCATCATCATCCCCGAGCTCACCAAGATGCAGGTCCGGGCCATCTTCGAGGCGGCGTGCGCCGTCAAGCGCGAGGGCGTGGAGGTGCACCCGGAGGTCATGATCCCGCTCGTCAGTCACGTGAACGAACTGCGCAGCCAGAAGCGGGCGCTCGAGGAGGAAGCCGAGCTCGTCATGGCGGAACAGCGCATGCGCGTCGATTACCGGTTCGGGACCATGATCGAGGTTCCGCGCGCCGCCCTCGTGGCCGACGAGCTGGCCGCCGAGGCCGCGTTCTTCAGCTACGGCACCAACGACCTGACCCAGACGGCCTTCGGCATCTCGCGCGACGACGCGGAGAAGAGCTTCCTGATGTACTACCTCGAACACGGCATCCTCGAGGAGAACCCGTTCGCCACCATCGACAAGGCCGGCGTCGGGAGGCTCATCGAGATCGGCACCCAGCTCGGCCGCTCCGTCCGCAGCGACCTCGAGGTCGGGATCTGCGGCGAGCACGGGGGCGACCCGGCGTCCATCCACCTGTGCCACCTCTACGGACTCGACTACGTCAGCTGCTCACCCTTCCGGGTGCCCATCGCTCGCCTGGCGGCGGCACACGCGGCACTGAAGTACGGCCCGCAGCTGGGCGCGGCGAAGGGTGACGGCGCTGCGCACGGCGCCGAGCCCGCCGCAGACGACAAGGGGGTCGTCAAGGCCTGA
- a CDS encoding mechanosensitive ion channel family protein, which translates to MPTPDQPLPTLFGTAAQDWAANHPWLTTLIGGAGLVILGWLAFRITREVLVVAIGRLGARTRITWDDALQRRRFFHRLAYLVPLIIYRAGLPYLPALGEGMQTLLGRLIATAMIVVIAQAIASFVTAFGDVYAKTPNAHLRPIKGYLQGVTLIVYLMAGIIIVATLLNREPLIILSGVGAASAVLLLIFRDTLLGLVAGIQLTSNDLIRVGDWIEMPQFNADGDVVDIALNNVKVKNFDETFTVVPTHHFLDNSFRNWRGMQDAGGRRMKRSLRIDISSVRFLTPAEIDDLRRFALLREYFDEKKADIDAWIANNPAARENPVNSRRLTNIGTFRAYVTRYLRSRPDISQDLTFLVRQLEATPEGVPIEIYVFVADVRWDVYEGVQADVFDHLMAILPEFDLRVYQRPSGADIRELTPARE; encoded by the coding sequence ATGCCCACCCCCGACCAGCCCCTCCCCACCCTGTTCGGAACCGCCGCGCAAGACTGGGCCGCCAACCACCCGTGGCTGACGACGCTCATCGGCGGCGCCGGCCTGGTGATCCTCGGCTGGCTGGCGTTCAGGATCACGCGTGAGGTGCTGGTGGTAGCTATCGGCCGCCTCGGTGCTCGCACCCGCATCACGTGGGACGACGCGCTCCAGCGCCGCCGCTTCTTCCACCGCCTGGCCTACCTGGTGCCGCTGATCATCTACCGGGCGGGCCTGCCGTACCTGCCCGCGCTGGGCGAGGGCATGCAGACGCTGCTCGGCCGCCTCATAGCCACCGCGATGATCGTGGTGATAGCGCAGGCGATCGCCTCTTTCGTGACGGCCTTCGGCGACGTGTACGCCAAGACCCCCAACGCTCACCTGCGGCCGATAAAGGGCTACTTGCAGGGCGTCACCCTCATCGTCTACCTGATGGCCGGGATAATCATCGTGGCCACCCTGCTCAACCGCGAGCCGCTGATCATCTTGAGCGGCGTGGGCGCCGCGTCGGCGGTGCTGCTGCTCATCTTCCGCGACACCCTGCTCGGGTTGGTGGCGGGCATCCAACTCACGAGCAACGACCTGATCCGCGTGGGCGACTGGATCGAGATGCCGCAGTTCAACGCCGACGGTGACGTGGTCGACATCGCCCTGAACAACGTCAAGGTGAAGAACTTCGACGAGACGTTCACCGTGGTCCCCACGCACCACTTCCTCGACAACTCGTTCAGGAACTGGCGCGGCATGCAGGACGCCGGCGGGCGGCGCATGAAGCGCAGCCTCCGCATCGACATCAGCAGCGTGCGCTTCCTGACGCCTGCCGAGATCGACGACCTTAGGCGCTTCGCTTTACTGCGGGAGTACTTCGACGAGAAGAAGGCCGACATCGACGCCTGGATAGCCAACAACCCGGCCGCACGCGAGAACCCGGTGAACTCCCGGCGCCTCACCAACATCGGCACGTTCCGCGCCTACGTGACGCGCTACCTGCGCTCCAGGCCCGACATCTCGCAGGACCTCACCTTCTTGGTGCGCCAGTTGGAGGCGACTCCGGAGGGCGTGCCCATCGAGATCTACGTGTTCGTGGCCGACGTCCGCTGGGACGTTTACGAGGGTGTGCAGGCCGACGTGTTCGACCACCTCATGGCCATCCTGCCCGAGTTCGACCTACGCGTATACCAGCGGCCGAGCGGGGCCGACATCAGGGAGTTGACGCCGGCGCGCGAGTGA
- a CDS encoding nucleoside deaminase — MTHPAFARLPAVWRACLEQAWEAFCRGSLPIGAVVLDANGEVVARGRNRISEPHPQAPHLPGTPYLTGSPLAHAELNALLEMGYDRPEPRPTLFTTTEPCPLCMGAARMAGVARVVFASRDVWAGAASMAETVPYLRRQGPLVEGPVQELEEPLVVLQLLRWGSAATGAFLEDWLEAFPRAWGLSEELRESGVIHELAQRGASAGRAWDVLVGASQPPSE, encoded by the coding sequence ATGACCCATCCCGCCTTCGCTCGGCTCCCCGCTGTGTGGCGCGCTTGCCTCGAGCAGGCATGGGAGGCGTTCTGCAGAGGGTCGCTGCCCATAGGCGCGGTGGTGCTCGACGCCAACGGCGAGGTCGTGGCGCGTGGCAGGAACCGCATCTCCGAGCCGCATCCGCAGGCGCCACATCTACCCGGCACCCCTTATCTGACCGGCTCGCCCCTGGCGCACGCCGAACTGAACGCGCTGTTAGAGATGGGCTACGACCGCCCCGAGCCGCGACCAACGCTCTTCACGACCACCGAACCGTGCCCACTGTGCATGGGGGCCGCCCGGATGGCCGGTGTGGCGCGGGTGGTGTTCGCTTCGCGAGACGTGTGGGCCGGGGCGGCCTCCATGGCGGAGACGGTTCCTTACCTCCGGAGACAGGGACCGCTGGTGGAGGGGCCGGTGCAGGAACTCGAGGAGCCGCTAGTGGTGTTGCAGTTGCTCCGCTGGGGGTCGGCTGCCACCGGGGCCTTCTTGGAGGATTGGCTCGAGGCGTTCCCACGTGCCTGGGGACTTAGTGAGGAGTTGCGGGAGAGCGGGGTGATTCATGAGCTGGCCCAGCGGGGCGCCTCTGCAGGGCGGGCCTGGGACGTGTTGGTGGGCGCGAGTCAGCCTCCGAGTGAGTAG
- a CDS encoding NAD(P)-binding domain-containing protein: MRIAVLGTSMVGQTLSGKLSELGHDVMVGTRDVAQTLAKTEPHPYGFPAFSTWQQQHPQVQLGTFAQAAAHGELQFNATNGAVSVGIFRSIGEAHLKGKILVDVANPLDFAAGNPPALAVANTDSLGEQLQRAFPDLKVVKALNTVTAALMVAPRQLANGEHTIFVSGNDAEAKDRVTDILKDWFGWQDVIDLGDITTARGTEMYLPLWLRLWGKLGTGMFNVRVTR; encoded by the coding sequence ATGAGAATCGCAGTCCTCGGCACCAGCATGGTGGGGCAGACGCTCAGCGGAAAACTGTCTGAACTGGGTCATGACGTGATGGTGGGCACCCGCGACGTTGCCCAGACGCTGGCCAAGACGGAGCCTCACCCCTACGGCTTCCCGGCTTTCAGCACCTGGCAGCAGCAGCATCCACAAGTACAGCTAGGCACCTTCGCACAGGCCGCCGCGCACGGCGAGCTCCAGTTCAACGCGACCAACGGCGCTGTCTCGGTCGGGATCTTCCGGTCCATCGGCGAAGCGCATCTCAAGGGCAAGATCCTCGTCGACGTGGCGAACCCGCTTGATTTCGCTGCGGGCAACCCACCTGCGCTAGCAGTCGCGAACACCGATTCGCTGGGAGAGCAGCTTCAGCGGGCCTTCCCCGACCTCAAGGTCGTGAAGGCGCTCAACACCGTGACGGCCGCCCTCATGGTCGCCCCGCGCCAACTCGCTAACGGCGAGCACACCATCTTCGTGAGCGGCAACGATGCCGAAGCCAAGGACCGGGTGACCGACATCCTCAAGGACTGGTTCGGCTGGCAGGACGTCATCGACCTGGGCGACATCACCACCGCGCGGGGCACGGAGATGTACCTGCCGCTGTGGCTGCGGCTGTGGGGAAAGCTCGGAACCGGGATGTTCAACGTCAGGGTGACGCGCTGA
- a CDS encoding dihydroorotate dehydrogenase-like protein, with translation MSPRLATTYLGLRLRNPLIASSSPLTGRLDTLLDLDEAGVGAVVLPSLFEEQIEREELVLDDLSRVGHEISPEVTGYFDPFTGFEVGADDYLRHLSTAKSALSVPVIASLNGYRPGGWTHHAKQLEAAGADAIELNVYFLATDPDVAAADVEQRTIDTVAEVAGSVHVPVSVKLGPWFSSIPHLVQRLAGAGAQGVVLFNRFYQPDVDLDELTVGPHLILSSSQESRLALRWIAILRGRVRLDLAGSGGVHTADDVVKLLLVGADAVTMASALLEHGPEHVAQVLADLETWMRENDYDDVMELRGALSQRSAPDPEAFERANYLKTLTGYSFGYRVGG, from the coding sequence ATGAGCCCGCGCCTCGCGACCACATACTTGGGCCTCAGGCTGAGAAACCCACTCATCGCCTCCTCGTCGCCCCTGACCGGCCGCCTCGACACGTTGCTGGACCTGGACGAAGCGGGCGTCGGCGCGGTAGTGCTGCCCTCGCTGTTCGAGGAGCAGATCGAGCGTGAGGAGCTCGTGCTGGACGACCTCAGCCGCGTCGGCCACGAGATCTCACCGGAGGTGACCGGCTACTTCGACCCGTTCACGGGCTTCGAGGTCGGCGCCGACGACTATCTGCGCCACCTGAGCACCGCCAAGTCGGCACTCAGCGTGCCGGTGATCGCCAGCCTCAACGGTTACCGGCCCGGCGGTTGGACGCACCACGCCAAGCAGTTGGAGGCGGCGGGCGCCGACGCCATCGAGCTCAACGTCTACTTCCTCGCCACCGACCCCGACGTGGCGGCGGCGGACGTGGAGCAGCGGACCATAGACACCGTCGCGGAGGTCGCCGGCAGCGTCCACGTACCCGTATCGGTGAAGCTGGGGCCCTGGTTCTCCTCCATCCCCCACCTGGTGCAGCGGCTCGCCGGGGCCGGAGCGCAGGGCGTGGTGCTCTTCAACCGCTTCTACCAACCGGACGTCGACTTAGATGAGCTGACCGTGGGACCCCACCTCATCCTGTCGTCGAGCCAGGAGTCGCGCCTTGCCCTTCGGTGGATCGCCATCCTCCGCGGCCGGGTGCGGCTCGACCTCGCCGGTTCTGGCGGCGTCCACACCGCTGACGACGTCGTGAAGCTGCTGCTGGTGGGGGCGGACGCGGTCACCATGGCCTCGGCCCTGTTGGAACACGGACCCGAGCACGTTGCGCAGGTACTGGCCGACCTCGAAACGTGGATGAGGGAGAACGACTACGACGACGTGATGGAGTTGCGGGGCGCGCTGTCGCAGCGCTCCGCCCCCGACCCCGAGGCGTTCGAACGCGCCAACTACCTAAAGACCCTCACCGGCTACTCGTTCGGTTACAGGGTGGGCGGCTGA
- the nifJ gene encoding pyruvate:ferredoxin (flavodoxin) oxidoreductase: MSRTRIVVDGNEAAARVAHLVNEVIAIYPITPASPMGEFADAWSAAGRRNLWGQVPQVVQLQSEAGAAGTVHGSLQAGALTTTFTSSQGLLLMIPNMFKIAGELTSAVIHIAARSIASHALSIFGDHSDVMAARSTGFAMLFASSVQEAQDFALIAQAATLRSRVPFLHVQDGFRTSHEVARVEPLSEDDIAAFIPDELVAAHRARALDPDRPVLRGTAQNPDVFFQSREAANGYYTAVPPIVEELFEEFAARTGRSYRAFDYAGAPDAERVLVIMGSGAVAAREAVDKMVADGEKVGLLTVRLYRPFDSAGFVAALPATVRTLAVLDRTKEPGASGEPLYQDVLTGLAERWTDGATRPRVLNGRYGLGSKEFTPRMAKAALDALLDPGAPHSFTVGIADDVTHLSLKVDDGFTTERQNVTRAVFYGLGSDGTVGATKNSVKIIGEETDLDAQGYFVYDSKKSGAVTVSHLRFGQAPVASPYLIESAGFVGVHRFELLFSRDVLGLAAPGATVLFNAPFSPDELWDQLPVEAQRIVRSRDLKLYTIDGDRVAQDVGLGSRVNTIMQTCFFALSGVLPKDEAIAAIKAAIDRTYGKRGGTVLSRNHAAVDAALENLHAVTVPAEGESAYRRYALVPENAPDFVQRVTARLMAGEGDLLPVSAFPVDGTYPTNTGRWEKRSIAFEIPIWQTDICTQCNLCALACPHAAIRVNAVPQDLLEGSPDGFKWTPWTGRDESLKDHAFIVQVSPDDCTGCGVCVDVCPARDKTDLKFKAINLEPKVAHHEQERANWDFFEKLPYPRPTFDVLDPIKASQLREPLFEFSGACAGCGETPYLKLLSQLFGDHLLVANATGCSSIYGANLPTTPWAQAADGRGPAWSNSLFEDGAEFGLGMRLAVDARAEQAADLIGRFGSRLGEGLVASLLHGMDARDEEGIAAQRELVEALNERLDELEQATDLSETERLDLARLRTVAETLVYRQLWIVGGDGWAYDIGFGGLDHVLATGRDINVLVLDTEVYSNTGGQASKATPRAAVAKFAASGKAVGKKDLGQIAMAYGDVYVAQIAMGASPKQTIDVMRAAAAWPGPSLIIAYSPCIAHGIEMSTMMTHQRDAVRAGYLTLYHYDPREALKEGGGQPLILDSRPPKASLSEWASREGRFSVLARSQPERAAALMKLAEADAKARRALYEQLAAVHHEMPDKASGDAAKALATPGSTATEVES; this comes from the coding sequence ATGTCCAGGACGCGCATCGTAGTAGACGGGAACGAGGCCGCCGCCAGAGTGGCCCACTTGGTCAACGAGGTCATCGCAATCTATCCGATCACGCCGGCCTCGCCCATGGGCGAGTTCGCCGACGCCTGGTCGGCAGCGGGTCGCCGCAACCTCTGGGGCCAGGTTCCCCAGGTGGTGCAGCTCCAAAGCGAGGCCGGAGCGGCCGGCACGGTTCACGGCTCCCTGCAAGCCGGCGCCCTCACCACGACCTTCACGTCGTCCCAGGGCCTACTGTTGATGATCCCCAACATGTTCAAGATCGCCGGGGAGCTCACCTCCGCCGTCATCCACATAGCGGCGCGCTCGATCGCCTCGCACGCGCTCTCCATCTTCGGCGACCACTCCGACGTCATGGCGGCACGCTCCACCGGCTTCGCCATGCTGTTCGCCTCCTCGGTGCAGGAGGCGCAAGACTTCGCGCTCATAGCCCAGGCCGCCACCCTCCGCTCGCGGGTGCCGTTCCTCCACGTTCAGGACGGGTTCCGCACCAGCCACGAGGTGGCCCGCGTCGAGCCGCTGAGCGAGGACGACATAGCCGCCTTCATCCCGGATGAACTGGTGGCCGCCCACCGCGCCCGCGCACTGGACCCGGACCGGCCGGTGCTGCGCGGCACGGCCCAGAACCCCGACGTCTTCTTCCAATCGCGAGAGGCGGCCAACGGTTACTACACGGCTGTTCCGCCCATCGTCGAAGAGTTGTTCGAGGAGTTCGCGGCCCGCACCGGGCGGAGCTACCGGGCCTTCGATTACGCGGGCGCCCCGGACGCCGAGCGCGTGCTCGTCATCATGGGCTCGGGCGCCGTCGCGGCGCGCGAGGCGGTGGACAAGATGGTCGCGGACGGCGAGAAGGTCGGCCTCCTGACCGTGCGCCTCTACCGGCCCTTCGATTCGGCCGGCTTCGTCGCCGCGCTGCCGGCGACGGTTAGGACCCTGGCGGTCCTGGACCGCACCAAGGAGCCCGGAGCCTCCGGCGAGCCGCTCTACCAAGACGTCCTCACGGGCCTGGCGGAGCGCTGGACGGACGGCGCCACCCGCCCGCGGGTGCTCAACGGCCGTTACGGCCTCGGCAGCAAGGAGTTCACACCGCGCATGGCCAAGGCGGCCCTCGACGCGTTGCTGGACCCCGGAGCGCCACACTCCTTCACCGTCGGCATCGCCGACGACGTCACCCACCTCTCCCTGAAGGTCGACGACGGCTTCACCACCGAGCGTCAGAACGTCACCCGCGCCGTCTTCTACGGCCTCGGCAGCGACGGCACCGTGGGCGCCACCAAGAACAGCGTCAAGATCATCGGCGAGGAGACCGACCTCGACGCCCAGGGCTACTTCGTCTACGACTCCAAGAAGTCGGGCGCCGTGACCGTCTCCCACCTGCGCTTCGGCCAGGCACCCGTGGCCAGCCCCTACCTCATCGAGTCCGCCGGCTTCGTCGGCGTTCACCGCTTCGAGCTGCTGTTCTCGCGTGACGTGCTCGGGTTGGCGGCGCCCGGAGCCACCGTGCTCTTCAACGCGCCCTTCAGCCCGGACGAGCTGTGGGACCAGCTGCCCGTCGAGGCGCAGCGGATCGTCAGGAGCCGGGACCTAAAGCTCTACACCATCGACGGCGACAGGGTGGCGCAGGACGTGGGCCTCGGCTCGCGCGTCAACACCATCATGCAGACGTGCTTCTTCGCGCTGTCGGGGGTGCTGCCGAAGGACGAGGCGATAGCCGCCATCAAGGCCGCCATCGACCGCACCTACGGCAAACGCGGCGGCACCGTCCTCTCGCGCAACCACGCGGCCGTCGATGCGGCCCTCGAGAACCTGCATGCCGTGACCGTCCCGGCCGAGGGCGAGAGCGCCTACCGGCGCTACGCGCTGGTGCCCGAGAACGCACCCGACTTCGTGCAGCGCGTGACCGCCAGGCTCATGGCCGGTGAGGGCGACCTCCTGCCCGTATCCGCCTTCCCGGTGGACGGCACCTACCCGACGAACACGGGCCGGTGGGAGAAGCGCTCGATAGCGTTCGAGATACCCATCTGGCAGACCGACATCTGCACGCAGTGCAACCTGTGCGCCCTGGCCTGCCCGCACGCCGCCATCCGCGTCAACGCCGTGCCCCAGGACCTGCTCGAGGGGTCGCCCGACGGCTTCAAGTGGACGCCGTGGACGGGCCGCGACGAGTCGCTAAAGGATCACGCGTTCATCGTCCAGGTCTCGCCCGACGACTGCACCGGCTGCGGCGTCTGCGTGGACGTCTGCCCGGCCCGCGACAAGACCGACCTCAAGTTCAAGGCCATCAACCTCGAGCCCAAGGTTGCTCATCACGAGCAGGAGCGCGCCAACTGGGACTTCTTCGAGAAGCTGCCCTACCCGCGCCCGACGTTCGACGTGCTCGACCCCATCAAGGCCTCGCAGCTGCGCGAGCCGCTGTTCGAGTTCTCCGGCGCCTGCGCCGGCTGCGGCGAAACGCCTTACCTCAAGCTGCTCAGCCAACTGTTCGGCGACCACCTGTTGGTGGCCAACGCCACCGGCTGCTCCTCCATCTACGGCGCCAACCTCCCCACCACCCCGTGGGCCCAGGCCGCGGACGGCCGCGGCCCGGCCTGGTCCAACTCGTTGTTCGAAGACGGCGCCGAGTTCGGCCTCGGTATGAGGCTGGCGGTGGACGCTCGCGCCGAGCAGGCCGCCGACCTGATCGGACGGTTCGGCTCGCGCTTGGGCGAGGGCCTAGTGGCCTCGTTGCTCCACGGCATGGACGCGCGGGACGAAGAAGGCATCGCGGCTCAGCGTGAACTGGTCGAGGCGCTGAACGAGCGGCTTGACGAACTCGAGCAGGCCACCGACCTCAGCGAAACGGAGCGACTCGACCTGGCGCGGCTGCGCACCGTGGCCGAGACCCTCGTCTACCGCCAGCTCTGGATAGTCGGCGGCGACGGCTGGGCCTACGACATCGGCTTCGGCGGGCTCGACCACGTCCTGGCGACCGGCCGCGACATCAACGTCTTGGTGCTCGACACCGAGGTCTACAGCAACACCGGCGGCCAGGCGTCCAAGGCGACGCCGCGCGCCGCGGTCGCCAAGTTCGCGGCCAGCGGCAAGGCGGTCGGCAAGAAGGACCTGGGCCAGATAGCCATGGCCTACGGCGACGTGTACGTCGCGCAGATCGCCATGGGCGCCAGCCCCAAGCAGACGATCGACGTGATGCGCGCCGCCGCGGCCTGGCCGGGCCCCAGCCTGATCATCGCCTACAGCCCGTGCATCGCCCACGGCATCGAGATGAGCACGATGATGACCCATCAGCGCGACGCCGTCAGGGCCGGCTACCTCACCCTCTACCACTACGACCCGCGTGAGGCGCTCAAGGAGGGCGGCGGACAACCCCTCATCCTCGACTCGCGCCCGCCCAAGGCCTCGCTCTCCGAGTGGGCCTCGCGTGAGGGCCGGTTCTCGGTACTCGCGCGCAGTCAGCCCGAACGCGCCGCGGCCCTGATGAAGCTGGCCGAGGCCGACGCGAAGGCGCGCCGCGCACTCTACGAACAACTCGCGGCCGTTCACCACGAGATGCCGGACAAGGCCAGCGGCGACGCGGCCAAGGCTCTCGCCACACCTGGTAGCACCGCCACGGAGGTCGAATCATGA